In Candidatus Eisenbacteria bacterium, the following are encoded in one genomic region:
- a CDS encoding peroxiredoxin family protein, which produces MNSIQSARLFPPRTLFGIPRILSVFLVLWIAAFVFGAVPSAAALEPGDPFIDFELPWLSMEGSLGIRDLLSSSDMIVLVLWNRGCPHCTEVALGLDDFVEAVAPYGVEVAGILFGPDDPLSLELLLEREEVDLPQLWDEHARIAAAYGLGMEHLGVFVIDSNGIVRAVFDHSIPDLTDAVLPVVRDLSQHPQNSRAPQNDPSSASIPGMSLNMDLPSLRTDGRFRFLSTENARPGDHGLYGESLESGALFLYRWDLRLHWGLARGIEFVPLLRVSNESDGILTEGPEKFSSRYGSASLYFHRRHVSSTFGAFNARISPLILQRWDEEDAPPLGGVSGCATCGAGASGLSQRSLEVLGPDYTFEGLAVKCNHRYVKAESWLAVPSWEVSVSNTATPEEKSAARYRRILYGGSIDLGRVGSEEPIFGLPTPYGLRFAYLNVGEDRRTSGLEGIRPSSEWDEHSYTLMAGLGPWQGCRAEVEHVWWRLALIDQWSTGWEVEKMNRRALRAGLRGRWLMGSTAVWIKAHRLWLEQGFDPLYGALSYDGNHEGWRFSSGVQFFDRDGGSRERLSLSGFYRGTQEIDDEEAPGFGLMDNSIISFSLTGRPVGDLLAGIHFVHTATNVPHPSIPDEESNGYSLDLRWEGVPTVDPILRIDAIRTDDGYKEVRTVWQGYLSVRVVK; this is translated from the coding sequence ATGAATTCAATTCAGTCGGCCCGGCTCTTCCCGCCCAGGACCCTCTTTGGAATCCCCCGGATTCTTTCCGTTTTTCTTGTTCTCTGGATTGCCGCCTTCGTCTTCGGCGCCGTTCCATCGGCTGCGGCCCTGGAGCCGGGTGATCCCTTTATCGACTTTGAGCTTCCATGGCTCTCGATGGAGGGGTCTTTGGGAATCCGTGATCTGCTCTCGTCCTCCGACATGATTGTCTTGGTGCTATGGAACCGCGGGTGCCCCCATTGTACGGAAGTGGCGCTGGGCCTTGATGATTTCGTGGAGGCGGTCGCTCCCTACGGCGTCGAAGTTGCGGGGATCCTCTTCGGCCCGGATGATCCGCTGAGTCTGGAACTGCTGCTGGAGCGGGAAGAAGTCGACCTCCCGCAGCTCTGGGATGAGCATGCCAGGATCGCCGCGGCCTATGGGCTGGGGATGGAACATCTGGGGGTATTCGTCATCGATTCGAACGGCATCGTTCGAGCGGTTTTTGACCATTCCATTCCAGATCTGACCGATGCGGTTCTGCCGGTGGTTCGGGATCTCTCCCAGCACCCGCAAAACTCCCGAGCGCCGCAGAACGATCCGTCATCAGCCTCCATTCCCGGCATGAGCTTGAACATGGATTTGCCGTCCCTCAGGACCGATGGGCGCTTCCGCTTTCTCAGCACCGAGAATGCGCGGCCGGGCGATCACGGTCTCTATGGCGAATCCTTGGAAAGCGGTGCTCTATTTCTTTACCGTTGGGATCTGAGGCTGCATTGGGGCTTGGCGCGGGGTATCGAATTCGTACCCCTGCTGCGTGTCAGTAATGAAAGTGATGGAATCCTGACGGAAGGTCCGGAGAAGTTCTCAAGCCGGTACGGATCGGCCAGTCTCTATTTTCACCGCCGGCACGTCTCTTCGACATTCGGCGCCTTCAATGCCAGGATATCACCTTTAATTTTACAGAGATGGGATGAAGAGGATGCGCCGCCGCTGGGGGGCGTCTCCGGCTGTGCAACCTGCGGCGCCGGCGCCTCCGGATTAAGCCAGCGGAGTTTGGAGGTGCTGGGTCCTGATTATACATTCGAAGGACTGGCCGTCAAATGCAACCATCGTTATGTTAAAGCTGAAAGCTGGCTGGCCGTGCCCTCGTGGGAAGTGAGTGTTTCGAACACCGCGACCCCCGAAGAAAAATCAGCGGCGCGCTATCGCCGGATTCTATACGGCGGATCGATCGATCTTGGACGTGTAGGTTCCGAAGAACCGATTTTCGGACTTCCGACGCCGTATGGCCTTCGATTCGCCTACCTCAATGTGGGAGAGGACCGAAGAACATCAGGCCTGGAGGGTATTCGTCCATCAAGTGAATGGGACGAGCACTCTTATACATTGATGGCCGGGCTGGGACCCTGGCAGGGGTGTCGCGCGGAAGTCGAACATGTCTGGTGGCGCCTGGCCCTTATCGATCAATGGAGCACCGGCTGGGAAGTGGAGAAGATGAACCGCCGGGCCCTTCGCGCCGGTCTCCGCGGACGATGGCTGATGGGATCAACCGCTGTTTGGATCAAGGCGCACCGGCTCTGGCTCGAGCAGGGATTCGATCCTCTCTATGGCGCCCTATCCTATGATGGAAATCATGAGGGGTGGCGTTTCTCCAGCGGTGTCCAGTTTTTTGACCGGGATGGAGGGAGCCGGGAACGATTGTCGCTTTCGGGCTTCTATCGGGGCACTCAAGAGATAGACGATGAAGAAGCTCCCGGCTTTGGTCTGATGGATAACAGTATCATCAGTTTTTCCCTCACGGGGCGGCCGGTGGGGGATCTCCTGGCAGGAATTCATTTTGTCCATACGGCAACGAACGTTCCGCATCCCTCAATTCCGGATGAGGAGAGCAATGGATACTCCCTCGATTTGAGATGGGAGGGGGTACCCACGGTGGATCCTATTCTTCGTATTGACGCGATTCGCACGGACGACGGATATAAAGAGGTCCGGACCGTCTGGCAAGGATACCTATCGGTCCGCGTTGTCAAATAG
- a CDS encoding STAS domain-containing protein, translating into MKFSSRKVDDVLVFDLKGPLEGGEESYKIKDVIKGELDGGAKKILLNMDKVSFVNSTGIGIITAAFVSIQNAGAQMKIANANEKISRVMMVTKLLEVFDSYYEEDEALKAFRGGPS; encoded by the coding sequence ATGAAATTCAGTTCCAGAAAAGTGGATGATGTCCTTGTGTTCGATCTCAAAGGACCCCTTGAAGGGGGTGAAGAGTCATACAAAATCAAGGATGTGATCAAAGGTGAATTGGACGGCGGCGCAAAGAAGATCCTTCTGAATATGGATAAAGTCAGTTTTGTTAATTCAACCGGTATCGGTATCATCACAGCCGCCTTCGTCAGCATTCAAAATGCCGGCGCTCAGATGAAGATCGCCAATGCCAATGAGAAGATATCGAGAGTCATGATGGTCACGAAATTGCTGGAAGTCTTCGATTCATATTACGAGGAAGACGAGGCTTTAAAGGCTTTTCGGGGCGGTCCATCCTAA
- a CDS encoding HAMP domain-containing protein: MLPFIRPTIRFRLLMAFAAFLILLAGLSYWIEHQARIALEKELDSKLIAIAAAASNPTIISSIQLPFVLDFVPGDENTRTYRIIRDRLHQLKESTGVERLGMWNFEGRILIDSDSSTIAGLGGVTANLYRSHLEQARGGEASASFLFPGRGDQVYKMGFAPVIREGIPQAVIVAEGNAGFLASAGRMRQVLISVGLVALLLGALAAWGLASSVTSPLRRMAQAARLIGGGDLESPVTTAGPGEVGELGRVLEGMRRDLQHRDQQLRLMVAGVAHEIRNPLGGLVLYADLLGQDPTLSEEGRAQAAKILREANILERIVEEFNIFARPSVPELESIRMAILWEEVRPLVEGRMVEERSAAPPAIKWVEEWEADEFSADRRQLRQILLNLALNAAEALGAAGGIIRVRSRRAAGEIVLEVEDSGPGVDPSKYEEALEPFVTTKARGAGLGLPMVQRLARAHGGSVALDRSDLGGLAVRVRLPQDGDADSRE, translated from the coding sequence GTGCTGCCTTTCATTCGGCCGACCATTCGTTTCAGACTCCTCATGGCCTTTGCCGCCTTTCTCATCCTATTGGCCGGATTGTCCTACTGGATCGAACACCAGGCCAGGATTGCCCTCGAGAAAGAACTCGATAGCAAGCTGATCGCCATCGCGGCCGCGGCATCCAATCCGACCATTATCTCCAGTATTCAACTTCCCTTTGTTCTGGATTTCGTCCCTGGGGATGAGAACACGCGAACCTATCGCATCATCCGGGATCGTCTCCACCAGCTCAAAGAATCAACCGGTGTCGAGCGGCTCGGCATGTGGAATTTCGAGGGCCGGATCCTGATCGATTCCGACTCCAGCACGATTGCGGGACTCGGCGGTGTTACGGCGAATCTCTACCGCTCTCACCTGGAGCAGGCCCGTGGGGGAGAAGCCTCCGCCTCTTTTCTCTTCCCGGGCAGGGGCGACCAGGTTTACAAGATGGGTTTCGCGCCGGTGATCCGTGAGGGGATTCCACAGGCGGTGATTGTCGCCGAAGGGAATGCCGGCTTTCTCGCTTCGGCCGGGCGGATGCGGCAGGTTCTCATTTCAGTCGGTCTGGTGGCCCTGCTCCTCGGCGCGCTGGCCGCCTGGGGATTGGCCTCGAGTGTCACGAGCCCCCTCCGGCGGATGGCGCAGGCGGCGCGTCTCATCGGCGGGGGTGATCTGGAGAGCCCGGTCACCACCGCCGGTCCCGGCGAGGTCGGCGAACTCGGCCGTGTCCTCGAGGGGATGCGGCGGGATCTGCAGCACCGCGATCAACAGCTTCGCCTGATGGTGGCCGGCGTGGCGCATGAGATCCGCAATCCCCTGGGGGGATTGGTGCTCTATGCAGACCTTTTGGGACAGGATCCAACGCTGTCGGAAGAGGGGCGGGCGCAGGCGGCGAAGATTCTCAGGGAAGCCAATATCCTGGAGCGCATCGTCGAGGAGTTTAACATTTTCGCCCGTCCATCGGTGCCGGAGCTGGAGTCGATCCGCATGGCCATCCTCTGGGAGGAGGTCCGTCCGCTGGTTGAGGGACGGATGGTCGAAGAGCGGTCGGCGGCGCCCCCGGCCATCAAGTGGGTGGAGGAATGGGAGGCGGATGAATTTTCCGCCGACCGGCGGCAACTGCGACAAATCCTCCTGAATCTTGCCTTGAATGCGGCCGAGGCCTTGGGCGCCGCAGGAGGGATTATCCGGGTGCGGTCCCGCCGGGCGGCCGGTGAGATTGTTTTAGAGGTGGAGGATTCGGGTCCGGGCGTGGATCCCTCAAAGTATGAAGAGGCCCTGGAACCCTTTGTGACAACCAAGGCCAGGGGCGCTGGTTTGGGATTACCGATGGTGCAGCGGCTGGCGCGGGCGCATGGCGGATCGGTGGCGCTGGATCGTAGTGATCTCGGCGGACTGGCTGTTCGTGTCAGATTGCCGCAGGACGGTGATGCGGATTCAAGGGAGTGA
- a CDS encoding DMT family transporter → MSRNSLNPPPHRLRADAALLGVAFIWGITFSLVKEALTDGPPCFFLALRFLIATIILSPFTLRGTGWPWRSGALLGILLAAGYITQTIGLQSIEPGRSAFLTGLAVVFVPLLGGLFRWDRLSRWDLFGTFLAWVGVTFLTGWIFHPGGRWQVGDLLTLACAVTFALHILVVGRSSPRHSILRLTWIQIVTATILLGAGAFIFEPQAFQQAGNPVSGSPTFLGISTLFLFAAAGTGLFATALAFLTQIRMQRETTPTHTAVIFTMEPVFAALFSIVVRHETAGLAEILGALLILTGIFSVQLGRSHQQNRRIKWQSIK, encoded by the coding sequence ATGAGTCGCAACTCCTTGAATCCCCCCCCGCATCGCTTGCGAGCGGACGCGGCCCTACTGGGCGTTGCGTTTATATGGGGGATTACCTTCTCCCTCGTGAAAGAAGCGCTGACCGATGGGCCGCCCTGCTTTTTTTTGGCCCTCAGATTCCTCATTGCCACCATCATTCTCTCCCCTTTCACATTAAGGGGGACCGGTTGGCCTTGGCGCAGCGGCGCCCTTCTGGGGATCCTCCTGGCCGCCGGATATATAACCCAGACAATCGGTCTGCAGTCGATCGAGCCGGGACGCAGCGCCTTTCTTACGGGATTGGCCGTCGTTTTTGTTCCGCTGCTCGGCGGACTTTTTCGCTGGGATCGGCTTTCCAGATGGGACCTCTTCGGAACTTTTTTGGCCTGGGTCGGCGTGACCTTTCTCACCGGTTGGATCTTTCATCCCGGCGGACGATGGCAGGTCGGGGATCTGCTGACCCTGGCTTGCGCCGTGACTTTCGCCTTGCACATTCTTGTTGTCGGCCGGAGTTCACCCCGCCATTCAATCCTCCGTCTGACCTGGATTCAGATTGTTACAGCGACGATTCTCCTCGGGGCCGGCGCCTTCATTTTTGAGCCGCAGGCTTTTCAGCAAGCCGGGAACCCGGTGAGCGGCTCGCCGACATTTCTTGGGATAAGCACCCTCTTTCTGTTCGCCGCCGCGGGAACCGGGCTCTTCGCGACGGCCTTGGCCTTTCTCACGCAAATCCGCATGCAACGGGAGACAACACCCACGCATACCGCCGTCATCTTTACGATGGAGCCGGTCTTCGCCGCCCTTTTCAGCATTGTGGTGCGGCACGAGACGGCGGGTCTGGCCGAGATCCTCGGTGCCCTTCTGATCCTCACCGGGATCTTCTCCGTCCAACTGGGCCGGTCGCATCAACAGAATCGAAGAATCAAGTGGCAGAGTATCAAGTAA
- a CDS encoding right-handed parallel beta-helix repeat-containing protein → MCKSGGGILCRNGSNPTIVNVHFVDNYGRYGGGFYAYNAEPTVIDCTFWNNSVELQGGAILCTTASPMIIGCTIYGNTAPDQGGGLFAEEGSFPVLERTIIAGSLDGGSVLSLPGSAISLSCCNIYGNAGGDWVACIQDQYGFDGNIYADPLFCLPEAGDFTLQSGSSCLYSHHPGGWVCGLIGAHPIGCPASSVADGSVEAATWGGLKARINR, encoded by the coding sequence GTGTGCAAATCAGGGGGCGGGATCCTCTGTCGAAATGGTTCAAATCCGACTATCGTTAATGTTCATTTTGTCGATAACTACGGCAGATACGGCGGCGGCTTTTACGCCTATAACGCCGAACCGACCGTTATTGATTGCACATTTTGGAATAATTCCGTCGAGCTGCAAGGAGGCGCCATCCTGTGCACCACGGCATCTCCAATGATCATCGGCTGTACAATTTACGGCAATACGGCGCCCGACCAAGGCGGCGGGCTCTTCGCTGAAGAGGGCTCTTTCCCCGTTCTTGAACGGACAATCATCGCCGGCAGCCTCGATGGGGGATCGGTGTTGAGTTTACCCGGCAGCGCCATCAGTCTCAGCTGCTGCAATATCTATGGGAATGCCGGGGGTGATTGGGTTGCGTGTATCCAGGACCAGTATGGCTTTGACGGTAATATCTACGCGGATCCCCTCTTCTGTCTTCCGGAAGCCGGGGATTTCACGCTGCAATCCGGGTCGTCCTGTCTTTACAGCCATCATCCCGGCGGGTGGGTCTGCGGCCTCATCGGAGCCCATCCGATCGGGTGTCCGGCATCCTCTGTTGCCGACGGTTCTGTCGAGGCCGCGACCTGGGGCGGGCTTAAAGCGCGGATCAATCGCTAG
- a CDS encoding response regulator has product MARLLILDDNTELLETFKELLELHGYDIVTCPSGLQGLLLLGYEKPDLLILDLQLKDSEGFQIFRILRADPRSADLPVLFVSGVFLEKEVKIKDLAPEGGGPTAFLSKPVAEEVLIAEVERLLALSRRMNSAA; this is encoded by the coding sequence GTGGCGCGATTACTGATACTTGATGACAATACTGAGCTGCTCGAGACCTTCAAGGAACTCCTTGAGCTTCATGGGTATGATATTGTCACGTGTCCATCGGGATTACAGGGCCTCCTGCTCCTGGGGTATGAAAAACCGGATCTGCTGATACTCGATCTCCAGCTCAAAGATTCCGAGGGATTTCAGATCTTCCGAATTCTCCGCGCGGATCCACGCTCTGCCGATCTTCCCGTGCTCTTCGTCTCCGGTGTCTTTCTAGAGAAGGAAGTAAAGATCAAGGATCTCGCGCCGGAGGGAGGGGGCCCGACCGCATTTCTCTCCAAACCCGTCGCCGAAGAGGTCTTGATCGCTGAAGTGGAGCGTCTGCTGGCCCTCTCACGCCGGATGAATAGCGCCGCGTAG
- a CDS encoding sigma-54 dependent transcriptional regulator, protein MSHVLIVEDNRTLGEAIRDVLKKGGLRTQFVETAEEAWEKAQDQWPDLVLTDLRLPGEDGLWLLDKLKGRNPTSSVLVLTAHGSVEKAVEAMKRGAFDFLTKPIRMDQLLLKVNQALDLSREYRLLLEEKSLLHEEVHARYNFGEIVGESDEMRRIYEQIRKVAPTSSSVLISGESGTGKEVVARAIHLNSQRKDRPFIRVNCGALAEGVLESELFGHERGAFTGAVRQRRGRFELAHDGSIFLDEISEIPPSIQVRLLRVLQEREFERVGGEETIKVNVRVMAATHRDLKKSVKEGKFREDLFYRLYVIPLHIPPLRERRGDIPSLCAHFLERLTKELGKKSLTMDPEALHLLNLYDWPGNVRELENVLERAAVLSEDERIRPRDLPFQDQKRSQLIPLPEGIPPLKEAVEEMEKQLIRRAVERAKGIKEEAARLLDLKPSTLYYKLEKYGLLEGTSEKE, encoded by the coding sequence ATGAGCCACGTTCTTATTGTTGAAGATAATCGAACCTTGGGTGAAGCGATTCGGGATGTCCTTAAAAAGGGCGGCCTTCGAACCCAATTTGTGGAAACGGCTGAAGAGGCCTGGGAGAAGGCCCAGGATCAGTGGCCGGATCTCGTATTAACCGATCTTCGACTTCCCGGCGAAGATGGTTTGTGGCTCCTGGACAAATTGAAGGGACGGAATCCGACCTCGAGCGTCCTTGTTTTGACGGCGCATGGTTCGGTGGAGAAGGCGGTCGAGGCGATGAAGCGCGGCGCCTTCGATTTTCTCACCAAACCGATTCGCATGGATCAGCTCCTGCTCAAGGTGAATCAAGCCCTGGACCTGTCGAGGGAGTACCGGCTTCTGCTGGAGGAGAAATCGCTTCTGCATGAGGAGGTTCATGCGCGCTACAACTTTGGTGAAATCGTCGGGGAGAGTGATGAAATGCGGCGGATCTATGAGCAGATCCGCAAGGTGGCGCCGACCTCGAGTTCCGTTCTGATCTCCGGCGAGAGCGGGACGGGGAAGGAGGTCGTCGCCCGGGCGATCCATCTCAACTCCCAAAGGAAGGACCGCCCCTTTATCCGGGTCAACTGCGGGGCGCTGGCCGAGGGGGTCTTGGAGTCGGAGCTTTTCGGACATGAAAGGGGCGCCTTCACCGGCGCCGTGCGCCAGCGCCGGGGGCGGTTCGAATTAGCGCATGACGGATCGATTTTCCTCGATGAGATCAGTGAGATTCCTCCCTCGATTCAGGTCCGTCTTCTGCGAGTCCTCCAAGAAAGGGAATTTGAGAGGGTGGGGGGTGAGGAGACGATCAAGGTCAATGTCCGGGTGATGGCGGCGACCCATCGCGATCTGAAAAAGTCAGTGAAAGAGGGGAAATTCCGCGAGGATCTCTTTTACCGGCTCTATGTCATCCCGCTTCATATCCCTCCTTTGCGGGAGCGGCGGGGAGATATCCCCAGCCTCTGCGCCCACTTTCTCGAGCGGCTTACAAAAGAACTTGGGAAAAAATCACTGACTATGGATCCCGAGGCACTGCATTTGCTCAATCTATATGATTGGCCGGGCAATGTGAGGGAGTTGGAGAATGTTTTGGAACGTGCCGCCGTCCTCAGTGAGGACGAGAGAATACGGCCCCGGGACCTGCCGTTCCAAGACCAGAAGAGGTCCCAATTGATCCCCCTGCCGGAGGGGATCCCACCCCTCAAAGAAGCGGTGGAAGAGATGGAAAAACAACTCATTAGGAGGGCGGTAGAGAGGGCGAAAGGCATCAAGGAAGAGGCAGCGAGACTGCTCGATTTGAAGCCCAGCACTCTGTACTACAAACTCGAGAAATACGGACTTTTAGAGGGCACATCAGAGAAGGAGTAG
- a CDS encoding enoyl-CoA hydratase/isomerase family protein — MRKGTARIMSKIEITEEAHWDWVKISLGRGNAVGPEFLNQLDAALKRMSIVQEEGPARPIILTGYGDFFSAGLDISILSSYNREELNLFLNRFQEVFLNLACCPRPTVAAVNGHAVGAGCLLLLACDRRIAEQALASSGRPYHIGMKVSALGVPLPPFAATLVRTSLESLTHRLNLTLTGDLFPPGDAQQMGMVDRVAGVGELREAAEKEAARLTHSTGRTAALLKSQMKLELYQSMEQEPDNNPFLDAWYSAETQRRLGRVLEKLHNNGKGGE; from the coding sequence ATGAGGAAAGGAACAGCCAGGATCATGTCGAAGATTGAGATTACCGAAGAAGCGCATTGGGATTGGGTGAAGATCTCCCTTGGCCGGGGGAATGCCGTGGGGCCGGAGTTTCTCAATCAATTGGATGCCGCTCTGAAGAGAATGAGCATTGTACAAGAGGAAGGCCCGGCCCGGCCGATTATCCTGACCGGATATGGAGATTTTTTCTCTGCCGGATTAGACATTTCGATTCTCTCTTCATACAATCGGGAAGAGTTGAATCTTTTTCTAAATCGATTCCAAGAAGTCTTTCTTAATTTGGCATGCTGTCCCCGGCCGACGGTTGCGGCCGTTAATGGCCATGCCGTCGGGGCCGGATGTCTTCTGCTGCTTGCCTGCGACCGACGGATCGCCGAACAAGCTCTGGCCTCATCAGGAAGGCCTTACCATATTGGAATGAAGGTATCCGCTCTTGGGGTTCCACTCCCCCCTTTTGCCGCCACCCTGGTGAGAACGTCTTTGGAATCCCTCACTCACCGCCTAAATTTAACCCTGACCGGAGACCTGTTTCCGCCCGGCGATGCCCAACAGATGGGAATGGTGGACAGGGTTGCCGGTGTCGGAGAATTGAGGGAGGCGGCTGAGAAAGAAGCCGCCCGTCTTACGCATTCAACGGGACGGACGGCGGCCTTGCTGAAATCCCAAATGAAATTGGAATTGTATCAGTCGATGGAGCAAGAACCCGATAACAATCCTTTCCTTGACGCTTGGTACTCCGCCGAAACGCAGCGGCGGCTCGGAAGGGTTTTGGAAAAACTCCACAACAACGGGAAAGGCGGTGAATAG